Proteins found in one Triticum urartu cultivar G1812 chromosome 4, Tu2.1, whole genome shotgun sequence genomic segment:
- the LOC125554889 gene encoding KRR1 small subunit processome component homolog — MASEGGTNAAAAATEEENQRRKGKPWDEDGPGSTDRLKAEKLEPSPNEGPLLETTSFSTTFAKDREESLLEAWPVVKGALKEQGVSCKLSLSEGSMTVSTTRKTRDPYIVVKARDLTRLLSRSVPVHQAIKILNDDMTCDIIKIGDLVRNRKRFSERRERLLGPNMSTLKAIENLTGCYILVQGNTVAAMGSLDGRGLKQVRKIAEDCMNNIKGPLDHIQELKKEREPAKTPALTNESWGRILPEYEKENIKLKKPYTPFPSPQQPSKTGIELENGKHSLSDKKKSTKKLQEKPDKQSKKVDGNKRTREAAFIPPKGSTAGSSESAMATSGDNEVADMVAMPSKKKAKK; from the exons ATGGCGTCGGAGGGCGGAACcaatgcggcggcggcggcgacggaggAGGAGAATCAGCGTCGGAAGGGGAAGCCTTGGGACGAGGATGGCCCCGGCAGCACCGACCGCTTGAAGGCGGAGAAGCTCGAGCCCTCCCCGAACGAGGGCCCCCTGCTCGAAaccacctccttctccaccacctTCGCCAAAGACAGAG AGGAGTCTCTGCTGGAGGCGTGGCCGGTCGTCAAGGGCGCGCTCAAGGAGCAAGGGGTCTCCTGCAAGCTCAGTTTG AGTGAGGGATCCATGACGGTTTCGACCACCAGGAAGACCAGGGACCCCTACATTGTTGTCAAGGCCAGGGACCTGACCAGACTCCTGTCGCGGAGTGTCCCTGTACATCAG GCGATTAAAATACTCAATGATGATATGACCTGCGATATTATTAAGATTGGTGACCTCGTACGGAATAGG AAAAGGTTTTCTGAACGGAGAGAGCGTCTGTTAGGACCTAATATGTCTACCCTTAAG GCCATAGAGAATTTGACTGGCTGCTACATCTTAGTTCAG GGAAATACTGTTGCTGCCATGGGTTCCCTCGACGGAAGGGGACTAAAACAAGTCAGAAAGATTGCAGAGGATTGCATGAATAACATAAAGGGTCCACTGGATCACATTCAG GAACTCAAAAAAGAACGTGAGCCGGCTAAAACACCTGCCCTGACTAATGAAAGCTGGGGCAGGATTCTACCAGAGTATGAGAA GGAGAATATCAAACTGAAGAAGCCGTACACACCCTTTCCATCTCCACAGCAGCCTAGCAAG ACTGGTATTGAACTTGAGAATGGCAAGCATTCTCTAAGTGATAAAAAGAAGTCGACAAAGAAACTTCAAGAGAAGCCGGACAAGCAATCGAAGAAAGTGGATGGAAACAAAAGAACGAGAGAAGCTGCATTTATTCCCCCAAAG GGGAGCACTGCAGGTTCATCTGAGTCTGCCATGGCCACCAGTGGCGATAACGAGGTTGCTGATATGGTGGCCATGCCCTCAAAG AAGAAGGCAAAGAAGTAG
- the LOC125552875 gene encoding xyloglucan galactosyltransferase KATAMARI1 homolog, with protein MRRRSVLPSHHDDAEKGGGKPPQSRLCFLATLCVMFWVLIFYFHFSVLAPDPDARPVAVATQARIAHDHLPDRVSNHDGLLRAPPAVVGMEEAPAAVVEKEEAPAAVVEKEDVPVAVVGKEEVPAAVVGKEEVPAAVVGMEEAPAAVAEKEEAPPKEYPFQRALKTAENASDPCGGRYIYVHELPPRFNEDMLRECHSLSVWTNMCKFMSNDGLGPPLSNEDGVFSNTGWYATNQFAVDVIFGNRMKQYECLTKDSSIAAAVFVPFYAGFDVSRYLWGYNTTMRDAGPHDLVDWLRKRPEWNVMGGRDHFLVGGRIAWDFRRLTDEESDWGNKLLFMPAAKNMSMLVVESSPWNANDFAVPYPTYFHPAKDEDVFLWQDRMRSLERPWLFSFAGAPRPGDPMSIRGQLIDQCRTSSFCKLLECDLGESKCHSPSAIMKMFQSSLFCLQPQGDSYTRRSAFDSMLAGCIPVFFHPGSAYVQYTWHLPKNYTSYSVFIPEGGVRDGNVSVEEILRSIHPDVVKQMREEVINLIPKVIYADPRSKLETLKDAFDVSVSAIINKVTQLRKDIISDSEDKDFIEENSWKYELLEEGQRTIGPHEWDPFFSKPKPKDMGADSGNSSAEAAKNSWKIERGDQN; from the coding sequence ATGAGGCGGCGCTCCGTGCTGCCGTCGCACCACGACGACGCGGAGAAGGGCGGCGGGAAGCCGCCGCAGTCGCGCCTCTGCTTCCTCGCCACGCTCTGCGTCATGTTCTGGGTCCTCATCTTCTACTTCCACTTCTCCGtcctcgcccccgaccccgacgcGCGGCCCGTCGCCGTCGCCACCCAGGCCCGCATTGCCCACGACCACCTCCCGGACCGCGTCTCCAACCACGACGGCCTTCTCCGCGCCCCGCCCGCCGTCGTCGGCATGGAGGAGGCGCCCGCGGCCGTCGTCGAGAAGGAGGAGGCGCCCGCCGCCGTCGTCGAGAAGGAGGATGTGCCTGTGGCTGTCGTCGGCAAGGAGGAGGTGCCCGCGGCCGTCGTCGGCAAGGAGGAGGTGCCCGCGGCCGTCGTCGGCATGGAGGAGGCGCCCGCGGCCGTCGCCGAGAAGGAGGAGGCGCCCCCGAAGGAGTACCCGTTCCAGCGGGCGCTCAAGACGGCGGAGAACGCGAGCGACCCGTGCGGCGGCCGGTACATCTACGTGCACGAGCTGCCGCCACGCTTCAACGAGGACATGCTCCGGGAGTGCCACAGCCTCAGCGTCTGGACCAACATGTGCAAGTTCATGAGCAACGACGGTCTCGGCCCGCCGCTGAGCAACGAGGACGGTGTTTTCTCCAACACCGGCTGGTATGCTACCAACCAGTTCGCCGTCGATGTCATCTTTGGCAACCGGATGAAGCAGTACGAGTGCCTCACCAAGGACTCGTCCATCGCCGCGGCGGTGTTCGTGCCCTTCTATGCCGGGTTCGATGTCTCAAGGTATCTCTGGGGGTATAATACTACGATGAGGGACGCCGGGCCGCATGATCTGGTGGATTGGTTGAGGAAGAGGCCTGAGTGGAATGTGATGGGTGGGCGTGACCATTTCTTGGTTGGGGGAAGGATCGCATGGGATTTCAGGCGGTTGACGGACGAAGAATCTGACTGGGGCAACAAGCTGCTGTTCATGCCGGCTGCGAAGAATATGTCAATGCTGGTGGTGGAGTCAAGCCCATGGAATGCCAATGATTTTGCGGTGCCATATCCGACTTATTTCCACCCTGCCAAAGACGAAGATGTTTTCCTTTGGCAAGACCGAATGAGGAGCCTGGAGAGGCCGTGGCTGTTCTCATTCGCAGGGGCTCCTCGTCCTGGTGATCCAATGTCTATCAGAGGGCAGCTCATTGATCAGTGCAGGACATCAAGTTTCTGTAAACTGTTGGAGTGTGACCTTGGAGAGAGCAAGTGCCACTCCCCAAGCGCAATCATGAAGATGTTCCAGAGCTCTTTGTTCTGTTTGCAGCCCCAGGGTGATTCCTATACTAGAAGATCTGCCTTCGACTCAATGTTGGCTGGCTGCATACCTGTTTTCTTCCATCCTGGTTCAGCATATGTCCAGTATACATGGCATCTTCCGAAGAATTATACGAGTTACTCTGTCTTCATCCCTGAAGGTGGCGTCCGTGATGGAAATGTCAGTGTTGAGGAGATCCTAAGAAGTATCCATCCAGATGTTGTCAAGCAGATGAGGGAAGAGGTTATCAATCTCATACCAAAGGTGATATATGCTGATCCAAGGTCGAAACTGGAAACGCTGAAGGACGCGTTTGATGTTTCGGTTTCGGCAATCATCAACAAAGTGACGCAATTGAGAAAAGATATCATCTCAGATAGCGAAGATAAAGATTTTATTGAAGAGAATAGCTGGAAGTATGAACTGTTAGAAGAAGGACAGCGGACAATCGGACCTCACGAGTGGGATCCATTCTTCTCGAAGCCCAAGCCCAAAGACATGGGTGCAGATTCTGGTAATTCATCAGCTGAAGCGGCCAAGAATTCTTGGAAAATCGAACGAGGAGACCAGAATTAG